The following coding sequences are from one Rhineura floridana isolate rRhiFlo1 chromosome 2, rRhiFlo1.hap2, whole genome shotgun sequence window:
- the COPS8 gene encoding COP9 signalosome complex subunit 8 isoform X2, producing MNNARYLWKRIPPAIKSANPELVAIWSVGQRIWQRDFPGIYTTIGAHQWSESIQPIMEALRDATRRRAFGLVSQAYTSISADDFAAFVGLPVEEAVKGVLDQGWQADSSTRMVMPKKPGPQEPSFNRFHPLSEPAPVPPIPNEQQLARLTDYVAFLEN from the exons AT GAATAATGCACGATATCTGTGGAAAAGAATACCTCCTGCTATTAAATCT gCAAATCCTGAGCTTGTTGCAATTTGGTCAGTAGGGCAGAGAATCTGGCAAAGAGATTTCCCTGGAATTTATACAACAATTGGTGCACATCAGTGGTCTGAGTCTATTCAGCCCATCATGGAAGCACTTCGAG ATGCAACAAGGCGGCGAGCATTTGGACTGGTCTCTCAAGCATATACCTCAATAAGTGCAGATgactttgcagcctttgttggacTTCCTGTAGAGGAAGCAGTGAAAG GTGTTCTTGATCAGGGATGGCAAGCAGATTCATCAACTCGCATGGTTATGCCTAAAAAGCCAG GCCCCCAAGAGCCTTCATTCAATAGATTTCACCCATTATCAG AACCTGCTCCAGTTCCACCAATTCCTAATGAACAGCAGTTGGCCCGGTTAACTGACTATGTGGCTTTCCTTGAAAACTGA
- the COPS8 gene encoding COP9 signalosome complex subunit 8 isoform X1, which yields MPVAVMAVAASGAFSYRKLLEQCETQELEAPGGIATPPVYGQLLALYLLHNDMNNARYLWKRIPPAIKSANPELVAIWSVGQRIWQRDFPGIYTTIGAHQWSESIQPIMEALRDATRRRAFGLVSQAYTSISADDFAAFVGLPVEEAVKGVLDQGWQADSSTRMVMPKKPGPQEPSFNRFHPLSEPAPVPPIPNEQQLARLTDYVAFLEN from the exons ATGCCAGTGGCGGTGATGGCGGTGGCGGCGAGCGGTGCCTTCAGCTACCGGAAGCTGCTGGAGCAGTGCGAGACTCAGGAGCTGGAG GCCCCTGGAGGAATAGCAACGCCACCTGTTTATGGTCAACTCCTTGCTTTGTACCTTTTACATAATGACAT GAATAATGCACGATATCTGTGGAAAAGAATACCTCCTGCTATTAAATCT gCAAATCCTGAGCTTGTTGCAATTTGGTCAGTAGGGCAGAGAATCTGGCAAAGAGATTTCCCTGGAATTTATACAACAATTGGTGCACATCAGTGGTCTGAGTCTATTCAGCCCATCATGGAAGCACTTCGAG ATGCAACAAGGCGGCGAGCATTTGGACTGGTCTCTCAAGCATATACCTCAATAAGTGCAGATgactttgcagcctttgttggacTTCCTGTAGAGGAAGCAGTGAAAG GTGTTCTTGATCAGGGATGGCAAGCAGATTCATCAACTCGCATGGTTATGCCTAAAAAGCCAG GCCCCCAAGAGCCTTCATTCAATAGATTTCACCCATTATCAG AACCTGCTCCAGTTCCACCAATTCCTAATGAACAGCAGTTGGCCCGGTTAACTGACTATGTGGCTTTCCTTGAAAACTGA